A single Macaca fascicularis isolate 582-1 chromosome 13, T2T-MFA8v1.1 DNA region contains:
- the IL1RN gene encoding interleukin-1 receptor antagonist protein isoform X3: protein MQAFRIWDVNQKTFYLRNNQLVAGYLQGPNVNLEEKIDVVPIEPHALFLGIHGGKMCLSCVKSGDETRLQLEAVNITDLSKNRKQDKRFAFVRSDSGPTTSFESAACPGWFLCTAMEADQPVSLTNMPDKGVMVTKFYFQEDE from the exons aatCTGGGATGTTAACCAGAAGACCTTCTACCTGAGGAACAACCAACTAGTGGCTGGATACTTGCAAGGACCAAATGTCAATTTAGAAG AAAAGATAGATGTGGTACCCATTGAGCCTCATGCTCTGTTCTTGGGAATCCATGGAGGGAAGATGTGCCTGTCCTGTGTCAAGTCTGGTGATGAGACCAGACTCCAGCTGGAG GCAGTTAACATCACTGACCtgagcaagaacagaaaacaggaCAAGCGCTTCGCCTTCGTCCGCTCAGACAGCGGCCCCACCACCAGTTTCGAGTCTGCCGCCTGCCCGGGCTGGTTCCTCTGCACAGCAATGGAAGCAGACCAGCCCGTCAGTCTCACCAATATGCCTGACAAGGGTGTCATGGTCACCAAATTCTACTTCCAGGAGGATGAGTAG